One genomic region from Pan troglodytes isolate AG18354 chromosome 14, NHGRI_mPanTro3-v2.0_pri, whole genome shotgun sequence encodes:
- the LNX2 gene encoding ligand of Numb protein X 2 isoform X3, whose amino-acid sequence MTVAGGRGSKSGELPIFVTSVPPHGCLARDGRIKRGDVLLNINGIDLTNLSHSEAVAMLKASAASPAVALKALEVQIVEEATQNAEEQPSTFSENEYDASWSPSWVMWLGLPSTLHSCHDIVLRRSYLGSWGFSIVGGYEENHTNQPFFIKTIVLGTPAYYDGRLKCGDMIVAVNGLSTVGMSHSALVPMLKEQRNKVTLTVICWPGSLV is encoded by the exons ATGACCGTTGCTGGGGGCAGGGGAAGTAAGAGTGGTGAGCTGCCCATCTTTGTGACCAGTGTGCCACCCCATGGCTGCCTTGCACGAGATGGCAGAATAAAGAGAG GTGATGTGTTGCTAAATATCAACGGCATTGATTTGACCAATTTAAGTCACAGTGAGGCAGTTGCAATGCTGAAAGCCAGTGCCGCGTCCCCTGCTGTTGCCCTTAAAGCACTTGAGGTCCAGATTGTTGAGGAGGCGACTCAGAACGCGGAGGAGCAGCCGAGTACTTTCAGCGAAAATGAGTATGATGCCAGTTGGTCCCCATCATGGGTCATGTGGCTTGGGCTTCCCAG CACACTTCATAGCTGCCACGATATAGTTTTACGAAGAAGTTACTTGGGAAGTTGGGGCTTTAGTATCGTTGGTGGATATGAAGAAAACCACACCAATCAGCCTTTTTTCATTAAAACTATTGTCTTGGGAACTCCAGCTTATTATGATGGAAGATTAAA GTGTGGCGACATGATTGTGGCCGTAAATGGGCTGTCGACCgtgggcatgagccactctgcacTAGTTCCCATGTTGAAGGAGCAGAGGAACAAAGTCACTCTGACCGTTATTTGTTGGCCTGGCAGCCTTGTATAG